From the genome of Vagococcus entomophilus:
GCAGAGACTTCTGGGTGGTAGCTAGCCCACGCACTTTTTAGGTCTGCATCTGAGACTTTAATATGAGCTTTTACCATTGCTTGGAAAGCAAGGGTTTGTCTAATTTGTTTTTTTAGAGAAGATTTAGTGTAGCCGTACTGTTTTAAAGCAGCGTCAAAAGAACTTCCCATACTTTTTTTCGTAGCGTTGTATTGAGCAGTTACCTCTTTGTCCGTCACTTTGTCACCATAGCCGTTTTCAGCTACTTTATAGATTACTAAGTTTTGAAGAGTTTGCTCACTCGTCGTACTTTTTTTGATTTCGTTATAATAATCTTCTTGAGTGATGCTGCCACCTTTCATACTTACTAAATCTTTGCTACTAGAACAAGCAGCTAGTGTGAACACGCCAAGTAGAGTAACTGTAGCGAGTAAAATCTTGTTTTTTTTCATTAGTGCACTTCCATTTCTGCGTAATTATTGCGGGGGAAACCCCCTCATGATATTTACTATACCATAATCATATCAAGATAAAAATGTAAATTTTCGACTTTTAAAGTAAAATCAAAAAAATCATAAATACCAAAAAAAAAATTCAAAAAAAGTTCATATTTTTGGGAGAAATCAGTTGAAATTACCAAAGGAAGCTGAGGCAAAAGCGTGTAACTCCGAGAAATTAGTTGGAATGCATGAAAATTCCTCTTCAAATTTGGGTTCATTTCAGCTCTCAAAGCTTGTTTAGATACTAAGAGCCTGGAACATAATTTTTGATTTATGTCTCAGGCTCAAAAAAATATTATTCTTCTATTGTTAAATCTTGCTTGATTTTTTCGCTTTGACGTTGAATTGCCTTGATGCGAGGTGTTGCTTGAAACTGAAAATCAGCAAGGCTTTTATTCGTTTCTTCTTTAAAAGTCGGGAGTAGTTCCTGGCTTGTTTGTTTTAAATGAACGAGTGATTCTTGGAAGTTTTTTAGACTGGCATCTAAATCTTTTGTTGTTTGGGTTGCATCATCGAGGTTTCTGGCTAGTTTTTGCCGGGTTGCATTTCCGCTACGTGGAGCAAACAAAAGTCCAATACTACCGCCGACTGTTGCACCAAGTATCAGCCCTTTTACAAATCTACCTAGACTCATTTTTCTACCTCCTTGTGGATGGCATGGGCAATTTGTTCCATATCTTCTGGTGTATAGCGAGCACTGTTATCAGTAAAGCTCATTTTAAAGCCATCTTTTTTGCTGTAACGCGGGATAAGATGAACATGAGAATAAAAGACAGATTGGTAGGCAAGTTCTCTATTGTTATTGACAATATTTAGTCCTTCCATATCTGGAAAAGCTTTCTCCATTGCACGGGAAATTTTAGGGATACGTGAAAATAAATCAGCCGCTGTTTGAGCATCGTATTCAAAAATATTTGTTACTTGTTTTTTGGGAATGACAAGTGTGTGTCCTTTGGTTGCTTGGGTAATGTCTAGAAAAGCGTAAACTTTATCATCTTCATATACGCAAAAACTTGGAATTTCTTTTCGCAAAATTTTGTTAAAAACGGTATCTTCCATTATAAAGCACCTCACATTTTTCTTTCACTTTACCATAACTATCTGTCATTTGAAAAGTTATTCCTGTTAGAATGAAGTAAAATTTACACGAGATTATGCTATAATCTGTATATGAGAAAAATGGAGGGATTTAAAAATGAGCTTATCAATTAAAAATCTAACAGGTGGCTACGGTCCAGTTCCTGTTTTAAAAGATATTAGTTTTGAGATTAATCAAGGAGAACTTGTTGGATTAATCGGGTTAAATGGTGCAGGAAAAAGTACAACTATTAAAAATATTATTGGTTTGCTTACGCCACAAAAAGGGTCAATTAAGCTGGACGAAAAAACCTTAAAGGCAGCTCCAGAAGCTTACCGGAAAAAAATTGGCTATATCCCGGAAACCCCTTCGTTATATGAAGAGCTAACGCTCAAAGAGCATATTGAAATTACGGCAATGGCGTACGATATTCCGATGGATCAGGCAATGGAACGAGCCGCTATTTTGCTAAAAACTTTTCGGTTAGAAAAAAGATTGGATTGGTTCCCAGCAAACTTTTCAAAAGGAATGAAGCAAAAGGTCATGGTATTGTGTGCTTTTTTAATTGAACCAAGCTTGTATATTATTGACGAACCCTTCTTAGGATTGGATCCACTGGCAATCCACGCTTTGCTTGAGTTGATGGATGAAATGAAAAAACAAGGAGCAGCGATCTTGATGTCGACGCACATATTAGCAACAGCCGAGAAATATTGTGATCGTTTCATTGTACTTCATGAAGGAAAAATTCGTGCGCAGGGAACTATGGGAGAATTAAGAGAAGAATTTCAGTTGCCAAATGCATCACTTGATGAAATTTATGTGGCATTGACTCAGGAAGAAGGCTCGTCTGTATGATGGTTGAATTGTATAAAAAAAGAATGGCCATTTATCAAAAAAAAATGTTGCGCTATATGAAATATGTCTTTAATGACCATTTTGTTTTGGTTGGAATGTTTTTGCTAGGTGGGGCGGCTTATTATTACTCAGAAATTTTAAAAACCTTAACTCCCGCATCGATAGTTGGTCGCTTGGTCGCTTTTGGCGGATTGTTTTTTGTGCTTTTTTTTGGCAAGGTTGCAACTCTCGTAGAAGAGGCCGACCAGCAGTTTTTATTGCCAAAAGAAAAACAAATGCGACACTATATCGCACAAGCACAAAAACATACTCTTGGGACTGTAGCACCAATATTAGCGTTAATTGTAGGAGTCATTGTGCCTTTAATCGTTGCAACTGGAAATCACGAGGAAAGACCAATAGAAACTTACTTAGTATTTTTAGGTATGATCTTCTGTTTAAAGTTTGGAAATGTTAGCTTACAAACCTTATCTTTTTTCCAATCAAATGATCAGTTAAAGCAAAGAAGTCATTTTTTTTGGTATGGAATTAGTCTACTATGTATTGGGCTTAGTATCTGGGTTAATAGTTGGTGTGGCGCTATCCTTGCTATGATTGTTGCTATCTTGCTTAAACAAGCAGAAAAAAAGACCATAAAGACAAATATGTTAGATTGGCACGTAATGATTGAGTTGGAGAAAAAAAGAATTCATGGGATTTACCGTTTTATCCACCTATTTACAGATGTACCTGGGATGGAGGTTAGTGCCAAGCGTCGAAAATGGTTGGATCCCTTAGTCAAGAAAATCTCTAAAGAACAGTCACATACGTTTGAATATTTGTTTGCGCGTAGCTTTCTTCGGACGACTAGCTATAGTGGACTGTATGTGCGTTTGGTAGTCTTGACAAGTGTGATGTTGTTCTTTTTGAAAGATAGTTGGTTTGTATTTGGTGTCTCTTTACTGTTTCTGTATTTGATTGGGTTTCAACTAATTCCAATATATGCTCAGTTTGATTATATGCTGATGGTACGTCTTTATCCGATTGATGCACTGCAGAAGACCCAAGCTGTGCAAAAACTAATTGGAAAGCTTTTAATTTTAGCAGGGAGTATCTTTTGGCTCGTTTCAGTTGTTTCACTAGCTAACTGGCAAAATAGTTTCTACTTACTGGTGGCTATTTGTGTTGAGATTTTTCTATTTATCAGGTGGTATTTGCCACAACGACTAAAAAAAATGCATCAATCTACTTCGTAATGTGATAGAATAGTAGGACAGATACTTGATGGTGCAAAAACAGAGAGTTAAAATAAATGTGGATGTGTACAATCTAAATCGGATGGAGAAAGTGGGGTATTTATGCATTTTCAACTGGATAAAAACTGGCATCTTCAGCCGATTAGTGGAGATACAGGAAATACCTATATGGGTGTAAATGGGGAAGAAAAACTTTTTATTAAAAGAAACTCCTCTCCGTTTCTTGCGGCACTATCAAAAGAAGGGATAACTCCTAAGCTTGTTTGGACTAAGAGAACGGGTTCAGGAGATGTGTATACAGCGCAGGAGTGGCTTGAAGGTACCCTTTTAAAAGCCGATGAAATTGGTACACGATTAGACGTTTTAGAGATTTTGTACCGCGTCCATCACTCACAGTCGCTCAAAGAGATGCTAAAAAAAATTGGTGGCAAAGAACTTAGTGCGTTTGATTTGTTGGGATTATATGCTGAAAATCTACCGCAAGAGCTCAAAAAAAATCAGTATTTGGCACGTGTCTTTCGGTATCAAGAAGACCATCTTCCAGAGTCCAACTTGGATGAATGTGTGGTGTGTCATGGGGATGTGATTCGGCATAATTGGATTGTATCAGAAGAAAGCCGATTGTATCTTGTTGATTGGGATTCGGCCTTGTTGGCTGATCCGGTGTATGATTTAGGGATTATACTGGGCAAATACGTGCCGCTTACAAACTGGCCTAATTGGTTAGCTTCGTATGGCAAAAAACCGACGCCTACCGTTTTGAAAAAAGCGATGTGGTACGCTACGATGGCCTTTTTGATGAGAATTCGCAAAGACTTTAAAAAAAATGATTTGATTCAAATGAATCGTGAAATTGAACAACTAAAAAAACTTTTTAATTATTAAATAGGGGACTCTTTGGTCAAAATGCCAGAGAGTTTTTTATAGGAAAAGAGAGGAAAAAGATGAGAGTAAGAAATAAACCTTGGGCAAAAGAAAAAGTGGCGGAATATCCGCAGTATATTCCGAGTGATCCTATGGCTTGGAAAGGAAAATGGCAAGACAAGTTTCAAAATAAGCAACCTATACATATCGAAGTTGGTACAGGAAAAGGTCAATTTATTACCGAGATGGCTAAGGCCCATCCTGAGATTAATTATGTTGGTATTGAGCTCCAAACCAATGTTATTGTGATTGCTTTAGATAAATTGATTGAAGAAAAATTGCCTAATTTGCAATTATTGTTAGTCAATGGCAGCATGTTAACAGAATACTTTGCAGCGGGCGAAGTGGATCAAGTCTATCTGAACTTTTCTGATCCTTGGCCTAAAAAAAGGCATGAAAAAAGGAGACTAACTTCACCTTCTTTCCTATCAAACTACGAAAACATTTTGAAAAAAAATGGTGAAATTCACTTTAAGACAGATAACAGAGGACTATTTGAATACTCTTTGGCCAGCTTTTCACAGTATGGAATGATTTTGAAACAGGTGTGGTTAGATTTACACCAGAGTGATTTTGTTGGAAATATCATGACGGAGTATGAGGCTAAATTTTCCGCTAAAGGCCAGCCTATCTACCGAGTTGAGGCAGTTTTTCCAGAAAGATAAAAAAAAGAGAAAAAATTATCTTAATTTTTTCTCTTTTTTTATAGCCGATGGATATCTAATATAGTACCAGTATAGGCATCTGCAATAAATTCGTATTGTACTTTTTCACAGTCTTCGATACGGATGATGCCACCTGTATACGTCTTAGACCTAACTGCGAAAACACGGCGGGGTTTTTTCTCAAAATTAATCCACGAACCTTCGATAGGTCCTTCTTGCAAAAAGGCTTGTTTGACTTTGTTTAAGATGGCATCTGGAGACAAAGTTTTTTTACTTTGGTACCATAAAGTAGATAAACTGCCCAAAGCAATGCCAGAGCCTAAACCAAGTGCAAAACCGTTTGTAAAGAGTGTGCTCTTTTTTCTATTTGTCATGTTCGTCACTCCAGTTGAGGGTTTCTTTTTGTTTATTGTAGCACAAAATGGGGTTTAGTTCCTAAAGAAAACTTCATGAAAAAAAAGTAAAAATGGGGTATAATACTTAGGATAAAAGAAAGTGAGGTGGCGTTTCTGCATCTGCAGATCGTACATTATGGAAGAAAAATTATTTCAACGTATCAAGACAATGACAGAATTGCAAGGAACAAGTGGATTTGAAGAAGATATTCGTCAAGTAATGACAAAAGAATTAACACCACTTGTTGATCGTGTCGAGTATGATGGATTAGGTGGCGTTTTTGGGATTCGGGAAAATCAAGTAGCAGATGCCCCGCGTGTCATGGTAGCAGCCCATATGGATGAGGTTGGCTTTATGCTTACTCATATTATGGATAATGGCTTATTCCGTGTTGTTCCATTGGGTGGATGGAATCCGTATGTTGTTTCGGCTCAAAGGTTTACACTAAAGACAAGACATGCAGAATATCCTGTTATTTCTTCTTCTATTCCACCGCATTTACTAAGAGGAACAAGTGGCCAAACAAGTCTCAATGTCGCAGATATTTTATTTGATGCAGGGTTTGAATCTAAAGAAGAGGCAGAAAGCTACGGGGTTCGTCCTGGAGACAGTATTGTGCCGAAAGTTGAAACCATCAAGACGGCTAATGGTAAAAATATTATTAGCAAAGCGTGGGATAATCGTTACGGTTGTACAGTTGTACTAGAAGCTTTAGAAGCGCTGAAAGAAGTAGAATTAGCACATACATTGATTGCAGGAGCAAATGTTCAAGAAGAAGTAGGACTAAGAGGGACAAGACCTTCTGTTCATAAGTTTAAACCAGATTTATTCTTTGCAGTGGACTGTTCTGCAGCAGACGATATCAATGGGAAAAAAGATACTTTTGGACATCTGGGAGAAGGATTTTTACTCCGTATTTTTGATCCAGGGATGATTACACTTAAAAGAATGCGCGAATTTTTACTGGATACTGCCGAAACAAACAAGATTCCTTATCAATATTTTGTTTCAAAAGGTGGAACAGATGCTGGTCAAGCGCATTTGATGAATGACGGGGTACCTAGTGCTGTAATTGGTGTTTGTGCGAGATATATCCATACACATCAAACAATGTTTAATATTACCGATTATGATGCAGCAAAAGAGATGCTGATTACCGTATTAAAATCGTTAGATAAAACGACAGTCAATACGATTGTTTACGGAAAGTAGGTATATGATGAGATTGCCTAGCACATTAGAAGAAATTGCGGTGAGTATTGAAACGGGCAACAATGTTTTATTCTTTACGGCAGATTGGTGTGGGGATTGCAGATATATTTATCCAATGATGCCCGAGATTGAAGCAGAATTTTCCCAGTATAGGTTTATCCAAATTGATCGGGATCAATTTTTGCCACTTTGTCAAAAATGGGGAATTATGGGAATTCCGAGTTTTATTGTCACGAGTGAGGGCAAAGAAATTGGACGCTATGTAAATAAAGAGAGAAAAACCAAGGCACAGATTGTAGAGTTTTTGAATTCTATCTAGCAGGTAGAAACTATTTAAGGCAATAAAAAGAGATAAGGGAGCGAAATCATGATTTTTAGTTACAATCCACAAGCAGTGGGAGATGTATTACTGATTGTAGTAGCAGATGCAGCCAATCAAGAAGTGACGGCAGAAAGAAGAGGAAATATTGCCCGAGTATTTATTAAAGAGACCAATCAAACTGTCGGAATAAATTTCTTTAATGCTAGTCATCTGTTAGAAAATTTGAGCGGACAAGGACAAGTTTACTTAAATAAAGAGCAAGTTCAAAAGTTGAATGAATTATTAGCGGCAGAAGGTTTTTGTGAAAAGGTTCAACTAGACAATCAGCCAGACTTTGTTACAGGTTTTGTAAAGTCCTGCAAAAAGCACCCAGATTCTAATCATCTGTCCATCACCCAAACCGATATAGGGAATGGAGAGCTACTTCAGATTGTATGTGGGGCACCGAATATTAAGGCTGGCTTAAAAGTTGTTGTGGCAAGAGTGGGTGCAATGATGCCAAATGGATTGATAATTTGGCCTGGGAAACTTCGAGGAGAAGAAAGCCATGGCATGATCTGTTCTGCCAAAGAGTTAGGTGTACCTGATGCGCCTACGAAAAAGGGAATAATGGAATTGCCTTTTGATACAGAAATTGGGCAAGCTTATTCAGTATAAAAGAACGAAGCTTATCTTTTAGGTAAGCTTCGTTCTTTTTATGTTACTGGAAAGTCCATCACACAGACAGCCACTGTGTAGTTGTGAATGGCATTTTTAAAGGATTCATGGTGAGGATGAGTTGCGTAAGCTTCCAAGTTTTCGTAAGAATCAAAAAAAATAGTGAGACCATAATTAAATCCTGCCGTCTTATCTGTTTCCGGAGTGGAATTCTTTCCAAAATATACATGTTGAATTCCTTGAATTGAATGGAATTTTTCAACCAATGGAACGAGGAGTTCAGGGTTCATTTGCTTTAAGTCAAAATTAAAAAGAACATTGTGGATATAACGCATAAGTAGGACGCTCCTTTAGTGTTTGATAGTGTCAGTATAGCATGTTAGTGAGGATTTTGTGAGGCGCAAGTAGCAGCTTTTCTAAGATACCGTGATATAATAAAAAAGGAAAGCAAATGGGGTGAATAGATGGAAACATGGGATCAAGCAGCACTAGAAGCGTATCGAAGATATCTGATGTGCAACATCAAGAAACTGTCAACCGAACAGAAACTATTTTTTGTTGAAAAGATTGGGCAGGAAACACGGTATGTTGGTTCAGCAATCTATACGGAGATGTTCAAAAAAAGTCGTAAAACTGCAGGTGAAAAAGTAATGCTCGTATTATCCCAACTTGGTGGCACGATAGATCAACAGGGGATGTTGCAATTGATTGGACCTTATCAATTGGATCCAACTCTCGCTCCGCATGGGAAATTTTTTCAGCTATTTGCAGATACGGTCCGAAAAGCTTTTTACAAAAAGAAGTTAAGAAATCAGGCAGTTCACCAATTGCGAATGTACATTGATCGACACAACCTTACATATATACGAAAGAAATATGGTGGCAAGACAGATACGGATGAATCGGCACTTAATTTATATGCGCAAACAGAATTGGGGAGAAAGAGTTTACCCAAAGAACCGGCTAGATTTCATAACAAATTTCCTAAGACAAGTAGCTACCAAGTTTTTGTTTTGGGCAAAGAAAATCGCAAACGAGTCACCCCAGACTTTCATGCAGAATTTATTTTGGATGAAAGAGGGAATTTTGTGAGTCAGTGGAATGTACTGAAGGAGCGGGAAGACAAGCGGATAGAGAGTGATATTCAGGCATATGAGTTAACCCAAGAGTTTGAGTTTCAGATTATGAATGGAGAGTCGTTTAATTATGCAAAACGAAATAATCAGGAACATGTTCGTTTAGATAGTTGGCCACCAGGAAAATACGATCATAATCTCAGAAAAGCTATTCACCAAAAATGGCGTAGTCCTTCGGTAAAACAATTTAATTACCAAGCTGATCGTGATTAAAAGGCTATTTCTTGACGAATAGGTCAAATGAGCGTAAGCTAAATATAGGGAGTTAAAAAAATTCTCTGTTCGTTTTCCCAAAATAGCTAAATAACTTAGCTCAATTTTTCGGAATTGATTCTTCAAAGTCTCTAAGTATTTGACATTGAAATATGTTAGACGAGATAAATAGCGAACTTATTTTGATAAGAATTATCTAAAGGAGGAAGTTTATTTATGGCAGTAACATTAGCAGTTAAAGAAAGAGAAGTAAGACCTCGTTCCACAAAGGAAAAGTTAAGAAAACAAGGTGAAGTACCAGCAGTTTTATATGGAAACAATGTGCCAAACACAGCACTCACTGTTTCGGAAAAAGACTTATTGAAAATATTACGTGCACATGGTAAAAATACAGTTATTACCATGACAGTTGGAGGTAAAAAAGTACAGTCACTTGTGGGTGAACAACAAGTAGATACGTTTACCAAACAATGGAAGCACGTTGACTTTGTAGCAGTCGATATGAAAGAAAAAATTGAAGTAACTGCTGAGGTTGTGCTAATAAATGATGCAAAAGGTGCGAAATCTGGCGGTACATTAGTTCAAAACGTGTATGAGCTGACAGTTTCTGCAACACCAGATAATTTACCAGAAAAAATTGAAGTAGATGTAGCAAATCTAGAAATTGGAGATTCTATTACAGTAGCAGACTTATCCACAGAGTTAGGCTATGAAATTGTAGATGCACCAGAAGAACAAGTTGCTTCTGTTGTGGTAGAACAAAATGAAGTGGAAGAAGAAAGTTCTGCAACAACTGAAGAAGCGGAACCTGAATTAGTAGAAGATTAATCAAATCGAAGTAGAATCGCTGAATAGTCGTGATTCTACTTTTTTAGTTAGTTGAAAGGATACAAGCCAAAAGGCAGGTATCCTTTTTTTATCCACAGAAAATTGTGGATAAGTCTGTTAAAATGTGTATAAATACAAACAAGCGTTTGTAAAATTACTTATTTATCCACATGTTAATAAAAAAAACAGTAAACTATCAACAAAAATATGACAACAATGTGGAAAATCAACTTAGTTATAAACAAGTTAAAAAAAATTGTGGATAAGTACTGTTTGTTAAAATCATGTGATAGGAAAATGTTTAAATGGTTAGTTTATTTTCATAAAGGACTATACCATGTTGCACTCTTTCTAAAAATTAGCTATTCTTGATTTTATAAATATACATTTTATAAAATCTGAAAATTTAGAAAGTAGTGGTAAAATGGAATACTCTCGAGAAGAATTAGTTGATAGTGTCCCTCAGACTGGTTTTTTTGGTCATCCCAAGGGGTTAGGAATCTTATTCTTTATAGAATTTTGGGAAAGATTTAGCTATTATGGAATGCGTGCAATTTTATTATATTATATGTACTATAGTGTAGAAAAAGGTGGACTTGGTTTTAGTAAAGATATGGCTTCTTCTATGTTTTCTGTTTATGGCTCTTTAATTTTTATGACAGGAATTATAGGTGGATGGCTAGCAGATCGTGTGCTTGGTTCAAGAAAGTCACTATTTTTAGGTGCTGTTCTTATTATGTTTGGCCATATCGCTTTATCTCTGCCTGGGAGTCGCTTATTTTTCTTAGTATCTATGTTCTTCATCATTATTGGTTCAGGTCTTATGAAACCTAATATTTCGAGTGTAGTGGGAGATCTTTATCATAAAGAAGACGCACGAATGGATGCTGGATTTGTTATTTTTTATCTTTCAGTTAATATGGGAGCTCTTATTTCACCCTTTATAGTTGGTCAATTACAAACGAGTTATGGCTTTCATTATGGGTTTGGGGCAGCGGCTTTTGGGATGTTTTTAGCACTGATTATTTATCTGATTTTTAATAGAAAGAATTTGGGTCGGATTGGTAAACGTGTACCCAATCCGTTGACAGAAGCAGAGAAAAGAACCTATTTACGTAATTTAATTCTTGTGCTCATTATCTGTGGTGTCTTATTATACATACTATATCTTAGCCGAATGCTAACATTTAATAATTTTACTTATTTTGTGACCTTTTTAGGGATTGCTATTCCTATTTATTATTTTACAATGATGTATCGCAGTAAAAAAACAACGACGATAGAAAAATCACGTGTGTTAGCTTATATTCCGTTGTTTATTGCCGGCGTCATGTTTTGGTCGATTCAAGAACAAGGCTCATCCATTTTAGGTGTTTTTGCGGATACAAACACACAACTTGACTTAAAGCATGTGGTAGGAATTAATTTTGTGATTCCGGCGTCATTTTTTCAATCGATTAATCCAATCTTTATTGTTTTATTTGCCCCGCTTATTTCCATGTTGTGGGTGAAACTCGGGAAAAAAAATCCATCAACAGGCCTCAAGTTTTCATTGGGACTACTTTTTGCCGGCGTCTCGTTTTTAGTAATGATGATACCGACGCGTGGTATGACAGATACAACATTAATCAATCCAGCGTGGTTAGTTATTTCGTTTGTTATTTGTGTGATTGGAGAGTTGTGCTTATCTCCAGTTGGTTCTAGTGTCTCAGTAAAATTAGCGCCTAGAGCATTTGAATCGCAAATGCTAAGCTTATGGTTTTTAACAGATGCAACGGCACAAGCCATCAATTCTCAACTTGTAAAGGTTTATGATGTGATGACGAAAGCAGAATATTTTGGCTTTTTAGGCGCTTTGGCAGTGATACTAGGATTAGTCATGATGTTTTACTCTCCATGGATTCAAAAGAAAATGCAGGGGATTTTGTAGTATCTAATAAAAAATAAAAGTGAGGCAACCTGTTGTTCGTGTTGCCTCACTTTTATTTAGTTTTCTAATATACGTTTAAGAAAGGTTTTTGTGCGTGCTTCTTTCGGGGATTGGAAGATTTGTTCAGGAGTTCCTTCTTCTGCAATCACCCCTCTATCCATGAAAATCACACGGTCAGATACATCTCGAGCGAAGGTCATCTCATGTGTCACGACCACCATCGTCAGTCCAGTTTGTGCAAGTTCCTTCATGATTTTGAGGACTTCGCCAACCATTTCCGGATCAAGTGCCGATGTCGGTTCATCAAATAGTAACATGTCAGGGTCCATCGACAATGCACGTGCAATAGCTACTCGTTGTTTTTGACCACCGGATAACTGACTGGGTTTTGCGTGAAGAAAGCGGTCCATGCCCACACGTTCTAAATTTTTTCGGGCGATGGTACTCGCTTCTTCTTTTGTACGATGAAGCACTTTTAATTGTCCAACAACACAGTTCATTAAGACATCGTGATTTTCAAATAGATTAAACTGTTGAAAGACCATGCCTAAATGAGTTCGATAGTTGGGTAGAGAATAATTTTTTTCTAAAATATTTTTACCAGCAAAAATTATTTTGCCCGCAGTAGGTTTTTCTAGTAAGTTGATGC
Proteins encoded in this window:
- a CDS encoding peptide MFS transporter produces the protein MEYSREELVDSVPQTGFFGHPKGLGILFFIEFWERFSYYGMRAILLYYMYYSVEKGGLGFSKDMASSMFSVYGSLIFMTGIIGGWLADRVLGSRKSLFLGAVLIMFGHIALSLPGSRLFFLVSMFFIIIGSGLMKPNISSVVGDLYHKEDARMDAGFVIFYLSVNMGALISPFIVGQLQTSYGFHYGFGAAAFGMFLALIIYLIFNRKNLGRIGKRVPNPLTEAEKRTYLRNLILVLIICGVLLYILYLSRMLTFNNFTYFVTFLGIAIPIYYFTMMYRSKKTTTIEKSRVLAYIPLFIAGVMFWSIQEQGSSILGVFADTNTQLDLKHVVGINFVIPASFFQSINPIFIVLFAPLISMLWVKLGKKNPSTGLKFSLGLLFAGVSFLVMMIPTRGMTDTTLINPAWLVISFVICVIGELCLSPVGSSVSVKLAPRAFESQMLSLWFLTDATAQAINSQLVKVYDVMTKAEYFGFLGALAVILGLVMMFYSPWIQKKMQGIL
- a CDS encoding 50S ribosomal protein L25/general stress protein Ctc; translated protein: MAVTLAVKEREVRPRSTKEKLRKQGEVPAVLYGNNVPNTALTVSEKDLLKILRAHGKNTVITMTVGGKKVQSLVGEQQVDTFTKQWKHVDFVAVDMKEKIEVTAEVVLINDAKGAKSGGTLVQNVYELTVSATPDNLPEKIEVDVANLEIGDSITVADLSTELGYEIVDAPEEQVASVVVEQNEVEEESSATTEEAEPELVED
- a CDS encoding amino acid ABC transporter ATP-binding protein, with the translated sequence MSQLLSIEHLRKSYGQNEVLKDVSLEVSAGEVVTIIGSSGSGKSTLLRCINLLEKPTAGKIIFAGKNILEKNYSLPNYRTHLGMVFQQFNLFENHDVLMNCVVGQLKVLHRTKEEASTIARKNLERVGMDRFLHAKPSQLSGGQKQRVAIARALSMDPDMLLFDEPTSALDPEMVGEVLKIMKELAQTGLTMVVVTHEMTFARDVSDRVIFMDRGVIAEEGTPEQIFQSPKEARTKTFLKRILEN